The Acidobacteriota bacterium DNA window ATATGTGGTTCAAGCCCGTCTCTTCAGCGCGGAAGGACGATTCAACAATCTATTTGGGCGTTCCAAACGAAGTCTTCCGAGATTGGATAACCAATAACTACTTTGATGTCATCGAGGAGTCCCTTCATGAGCTCGATCTCGACGCTTACCAGTTGAGGTTCACGATCGCCGAGACACAGCCGGTGGAGTCTCGTTTGGAGACACTCAGCGATAGTCCATCCAGATCGAACTCGTTCCCGGCGAATGACCAGGGTTTCAGCGCGGGAGTCGTTAGGGCTTTAGAGAGCGAGCCCGTAGAACTTCCTCTCAACGCAAAATATACCTTCGATACGTTCGTCGTTGGCTCGTGCAACCAGTTTGCGCACGCTGCATCCCTGGCAGTCGTCGACATGCCATCGAAGACCTACAACCCGCTTTATGTATACGGAGGTGTCGGCCTTGGTAAGACTCATCTTATGCATGCGATTGGACATGCGATAAAGCAAAGAAACCAGAGCCTGCGCTTGACCTACCTATCGTCTGAACGTTTCATGAATGAACTGATCAACGCTATCAGATACGACAAGACCATCAAGTTCAGAGACAAGTACCGGAACATCGATGTGCTCCTCATGGATGATATCCAGTTTTTAGCAGGTAAGGAGCGCACACAGGAGGAGTTTTTTCATACATTCAACGCTCTGTATGATGCCCAGAAACAGATCGTTATTTCGAGCGACTGCCCGCCCAGGGAGATTCCGACCTTAGAAGAGCGTCTGCATTCCAGATTTGAATGGGGCCTGATAGCCGACATCCAGCCTCCCGATCTCGAGACTAAGGTCGCCATTTTGAAAAGGAAGGCCGACCTGGACAAGATCAACCTCCCGGATAGCGTAGCTCTATTCATCGCCAGCAAAATCAAATCAAACATAAGGGAACTGGAGGGCTCTCTAGTCAGACTCACCGCTTATGCGTCACTTAAGGGTTTGCCCATGGACCTCGATCTGGCACATGAGGTCCTTCGCACAATAATCGCAGAGGAATCGAGCGGCGTTTCGGTTGAACTCATTCAAAAGACCATTGCTGCGCACTATGGGCTCAAGGTGGCGGACCTAAAATCGAAGAACAACTCTAGGAAGATTGCGGTCCCGCGGCAGGTCGCAATGTACCTGTGCAAGACGCTGACAAAGGCTAGTCTTCCGGAGATCGGACGCGAGTTTGGCGGCAAGCACCATACGACTGTGCTGCACAGCGTTAACAAGATAGCGCAGCTTTACGGGAATGATCCGGATTTCCACAAGGCTATTAACAACCTAATCGCGGATTTTAAATGAGTTATCCATCTTTTTCCACAGCTTGCCTTATTCAGATAGCTGAGGACGTATCGAAGCAGACGGTGTCGATGTGACCATCAAT harbors:
- the dnaA gene encoding chromosomal replication initiator protein DnaA, which encodes MHADLLSSILHAISKRVNQQSFNMWFKPVSSARKDDSTIYLGVPNEVFRDWITNNYFDVIEESLHELDLDAYQLRFTIAETQPVESRLETLSDSPSRSNSFPANDQGFSAGVVRALESEPVELPLNAKYTFDTFVVGSCNQFAHAASLAVVDMPSKTYNPLYVYGGVGLGKTHLMHAIGHAIKQRNQSLRLTYLSSERFMNELINAIRYDKTIKFRDKYRNIDVLLMDDIQFLAGKERTQEEFFHTFNALYDAQKQIVISSDCPPREIPTLEERLHSRFEWGLIADIQPPDLETKVAILKRKADLDKINLPDSVALFIASKIKSNIRELEGSLVRLTAYASLKGLPMDLDLAHEVLRTIIAEESSGVSVELIQKTIAAHYGLKVADLKSKNNSRKIAVPRQVAMYLCKTLTKASLPEIGREFGGKHHTTVLHSVNKIAQLYGNDPDFHKAINNLIADFK